The following are encoded together in the Phenylobacterium sp. NIBR 498073 genome:
- a CDS encoding uracil-DNA glycosylase family protein, whose translation MSLSAVLDDIAACRACAGELPHAPRPVVFVRPQTRLLIAGQAPGRRVHESGLPFTDASGDRLRQWMGIDAATFYGRPEIGVAAMAFCFPGTNPKGGDYPPPRRCAQLWRPQLLAELPKVELTLLVGSYAQTWALGPRARGAMTETVRAWRDYAPNYLPMPHPSWRNTGWLKRNPWFEAEVAPYLRQRVLEILGS comes from the coding sequence ATGAGCCTTTCGGCCGTTCTTGACGACATCGCCGCCTGCCGGGCATGCGCCGGCGAGCTGCCGCATGCGCCGCGGCCGGTGGTGTTCGTGCGGCCGCAGACCCGGCTGCTGATCGCCGGCCAAGCGCCGGGCCGGCGCGTACACGAGAGCGGCCTGCCGTTCACCGACGCGTCGGGCGATCGCCTGCGCCAGTGGATGGGGATCGACGCGGCGACCTTTTACGGCCGGCCCGAGATCGGCGTCGCGGCGATGGCGTTCTGCTTTCCGGGGACCAATCCGAAGGGCGGCGATTATCCGCCGCCGCGGCGCTGCGCACAGCTCTGGCGGCCGCAGCTGCTGGCGGAGTTGCCGAAGGTGGAGCTGACCTTGCTGGTCGGGAGCTACGCCCAGACCTGGGCGTTGGGCCCGCGGGCCAGGGGCGCCATGACCGAGACCGTGCGCGCCTGGCGCGACTACGCCCCCAACTACCTGCCGATGCCGCATCCATCCTGGCGCAACACCGGATGGCTGAAGCGGAATCCCTGGTTCGAAGCCGAGGTGGCGCCCTATCTTCGCCAAAGGGTTCTGGAGATCTTGGGTTCGTGA
- a CDS encoding phosphatase PAP2 family protein, translating into MSEYADQQSRGDIRVESPWLTAASRALREHRLIFALVAVYAIGATALAWSTGSQEPASLLLQLLMRLKILVNCVLFYVVAVDVSGAIRAAPSAPLGELIGRLRARLSPDIVAPIAIILALVLFLSSFTTAKTMLTLYSGFAWDQRLADFDAWLHGGVDPWRWLLPLMGHHAVTRFVQFCYLPVWLALTAGAPLWAALTPRLEGRRGRFLMTYLLTWVLLGNLIAGAFMSAGPVYFGQVTGSFERFKPLIEYHAFSTGAANSSYDLQRWLWFLHSSGRAEVGTGISAFPSLHVAMATLFAILGSLIGRRAFAIALAFLVLILAASVHLGWHYAVDGYASIILTVGIWFALKPLDARERPKT; encoded by the coding sequence ATGAGCGAGTATGCCGATCAACAGTCGCGCGGGGACATCCGGGTCGAATCCCCCTGGCTTACCGCCGCGTCCCGCGCTCTGCGAGAGCATCGTCTGATCTTCGCCCTTGTCGCCGTCTATGCGATCGGCGCCACGGCGCTCGCGTGGAGCACGGGCAGTCAGGAGCCTGCGAGCCTCCTTCTACAGCTGCTGATGCGCCTGAAGATCCTGGTGAACTGCGTCCTGTTCTATGTCGTCGCCGTCGACGTCAGCGGCGCGATCAGGGCCGCACCGAGCGCTCCGCTAGGTGAGCTGATCGGCCGGCTCCGGGCCCGACTGTCCCCGGACATTGTCGCCCCGATCGCGATCATCCTGGCGCTGGTGCTGTTCCTGAGCTCGTTCACCACGGCCAAGACCATGCTGACCCTGTACAGCGGGTTCGCCTGGGACCAGCGGCTCGCCGACTTCGACGCCTGGCTGCACGGGGGCGTCGATCCCTGGCGGTGGCTGCTTCCGCTGATGGGCCATCACGCCGTCACCAGGTTCGTGCAGTTCTGCTACCTGCCGGTTTGGCTGGCCCTCACCGCCGGCGCACCGCTCTGGGCGGCGCTGACGCCTCGGCTGGAAGGGAGGCGCGGGCGCTTCCTGATGACCTACCTGCTGACCTGGGTGCTGCTGGGCAACCTCATCGCGGGCGCCTTCATGAGCGCCGGACCCGTCTATTTCGGCCAGGTGACCGGGTCGTTCGAACGGTTCAAGCCGCTGATCGAGTATCACGCCTTCAGCACCGGCGCGGCCAACTCCAGCTATGACCTCCAGCGCTGGCTCTGGTTCCTGCACAGCAGCGGCCGGGCCGAGGTCGGCACCGGCATCTCCGCCTTCCCGAGCCTGCACGTGGCGATGGCCACGCTGTTCGCGATCCTGGGCTCGCTGATCGGCCGCCGGGCGTTCGCCATCGCCTTGGCGTTCCTGGTGCTGATCCTGGCCGCCTCGGTGCACCTGGGATGGCACTACGCCGTCGACGGCTACGCCTCGATCATCCTGACTGTCGGCATCTGGTTCGCGCTCAAGCCGCTCGACGCGCGCGAGCGGCCGAAGACCTAG
- a CDS encoding DUF3253 domain-containing protein — translation MSVDMEAVIFDVLGKLAPGKSASSEEVARAADNENWRRLTGHVRNTARGLARQGKIVITRHGKPADPEKFKGVYRLRLPLEGESLASSPRGED, via the coding sequence ATGAGCGTCGACATGGAAGCGGTGATCTTCGACGTGCTGGGCAAGCTGGCGCCTGGCAAGTCCGCCTCCTCGGAGGAGGTGGCGCGCGCCGCCGACAACGAGAACTGGCGGCGGCTGACCGGGCATGTGCGCAATACTGCGCGGGGCCTGGCCCGCCAGGGCAAGATCGTCATCACCCGCCACGGCAAGCCGGCCGACCCCGAGAAGTTCAAGGGCGTCTACCGCCTGCGCCTGCCGCTGGAGGGCGAAAGCCTGGCGTCGTCGCCGCGGGGCGAGGACTAG
- a CDS encoding acyl-CoA dehydrogenase family protein: MALDLETREQLIDTVRRFVTERLRPLEAKVSEDDAIPAEVVEEMKGLGLFGLSIPEEFGGLDLSMEDECLVGVELGRTSPAFRSAFGTNVGIGSQGLVMFGSDAQKAKYLPGIASGEIITSFALTEPEAGSDSANVQTTAIRDGDFYVLNGTKRFITNANKADLFTVMARSDPSKAGGGGVSAFLVERSLPGLSVGKPEKKMGQQGAHICDVIFDNVRVPVENRLGNEGEGFKVAMQVLDRGRLHISAICIGVAERLLADCVAYATERKQFGQAISNFQLVQGMIADSKTEALVAKAMTMETARKRDAGQSVTMEAAAAKYFASEMVGRVADRAVQIFGGAGYVADHGIERFYRDVRIFRIYEGTSQIQQVVIARETIKRGG, encoded by the coding sequence ATGGCCCTCGACCTCGAAACCCGTGAACAGCTGATCGACACGGTCCGCCGGTTCGTCACCGAACGGCTGCGGCCGCTGGAGGCCAAGGTCTCCGAGGACGACGCGATTCCGGCCGAAGTGGTCGAGGAGATGAAGGGGCTGGGCCTGTTCGGCCTGTCGATCCCGGAAGAGTTCGGCGGCCTGGACCTCTCTATGGAGGACGAGTGCCTGGTCGGCGTCGAGCTGGGCCGCACCAGCCCGGCCTTCCGCTCGGCGTTCGGCACCAATGTCGGCATCGGCAGCCAGGGGCTGGTGATGTTCGGCTCCGACGCCCAGAAGGCCAAGTACCTGCCGGGGATCGCCTCGGGCGAGATCATCACCTCGTTCGCCCTGACCGAGCCGGAAGCCGGCTCCGACAGCGCCAACGTCCAGACCACCGCGATCCGCGACGGCGACTTCTACGTCCTGAACGGCACCAAGCGATTCATCACCAACGCTAACAAGGCCGACCTTTTTACGGTCATGGCCCGCAGCGATCCCAGCAAGGCGGGCGGCGGCGGGGTCAGCGCCTTCCTGGTCGAGCGCAGCCTGCCGGGCCTGTCGGTCGGCAAGCCCGAAAAGAAGATGGGCCAGCAGGGCGCGCACATCTGCGACGTGATCTTCGACAACGTCCGGGTGCCGGTCGAGAACCGCCTGGGCAATGAGGGCGAGGGCTTCAAGGTCGCCATGCAGGTGCTGGACCGCGGCCGCCTGCACATCTCGGCGATCTGCATCGGCGTGGCCGAGCGGCTGCTCGCCGACTGCGTGGCCTACGCGACCGAGCGCAAGCAGTTCGGCCAGGCGATCTCAAACTTCCAGCTGGTCCAGGGGATGATCGCCGACTCCAAGACCGAGGCGCTGGTCGCCAAGGCGATGACCATGGAGACCGCCCGCAAGCGCGACGCCGGCCAGAGCGTGACCATGGAGGCGGCCGCGGCCAAGTACTTCGCCTCGGAGATGGTCGGCCGCGTCGCCGACCGCGCGGTGCAGATCTTCGGCGGCGCCGGCTATGTCGCCGACCACGGCATCGAGCGCTTCTATCGCGACGTGCGGATCTTCCGGATCTACGAGGGCACCAGCCAGATCCAGCAGGTGGTCATCGCCCGCGAAACCATCAAGCGGGGCGGCTGA
- a CDS encoding PaaI family thioesterase, which translates to MDGGEELEIGGWKHQVVKDGEWAGWVQYGSDPFEDHAGPFYYRVDETGQRVCAMRAEQHHMNGGGFMHGGAIMTFADYCLFVIARDDLQDSRSVTAQFNGDFVGAVPVGSLVECRGEVVKAARSMVFVRGLITTGGEPVMNFSAIIKKTKPRT; encoded by the coding sequence ATGGACGGCGGCGAAGAACTCGAGATCGGCGGCTGGAAGCACCAGGTGGTGAAGGACGGCGAGTGGGCCGGCTGGGTGCAGTACGGCTCCGACCCGTTCGAGGACCACGCCGGGCCGTTCTACTACCGCGTCGACGAGACCGGCCAACGGGTCTGCGCCATGCGCGCCGAACAGCACCACATGAACGGCGGCGGCTTCATGCACGGCGGCGCGATCATGACCTTCGCCGACTACTGCCTGTTCGTAATCGCCCGGGACGACCTGCAGGACAGCCGCAGCGTGACCGCCCAGTTCAACGGCGATTTCGTCGGCGCGGTGCCGGTCGGCTCGCTGGTCGAGTGCCGCGGCGAGGTGGTCAAGGCAGCCCGCAGCATGGTGTTCGTCCGCGGCCTGATCACCACCGGCGGCGAGCCGGTGATGAACTTCTCGGCGATCATCAAGAAGACAAAGCCGCGGACCTGA
- a CDS encoding GNAT family N-acetyltransferase has product MARLVPLTPADIAEVMRIERLPGYDAFIGQFGPDEHAAEFASPDARYLGFRRGVGLAGFVIVQEFTAPTVLLRRIAVDETGQGTGTALFRAAVDWIFANSGAEAVKLHVRPENHRARHIYLREGFTRHGEDPASEYLSVTRARWGA; this is encoded by the coding sequence GTGGCGCGGCTCGTCCCGCTGACCCCGGCCGACATCGCCGAGGTCATGCGCATCGAGCGCCTGCCCGGCTACGACGCCTTCATCGGCCAGTTCGGCCCGGACGAACACGCGGCCGAGTTCGCTTCACCCGACGCCCGCTATCTGGGCTTTCGCCGGGGCGTCGGCCTCGCCGGCTTCGTGATCGTCCAGGAATTCACCGCCCCCACCGTGCTGCTGCGCCGCATCGCGGTCGATGAGACCGGCCAGGGAACCGGAACCGCCCTCTTCCGCGCGGCCGTCGACTGGATCTTCGCCAACTCCGGGGCCGAGGCGGTGAAGCTGCACGTGCGGCCCGAGAACCACCGCGCCCGCCACATCTATCTGCGCGAGGGCTTCACCCGCCACGGCGAGGACCCGGCCAGCGAGTACCTGTCCGTGACCCGCGCGCGTTGGGGCGCCTAG
- a CDS encoding glutathione S-transferase yields the protein MKLYDTAMAPNPRRVRWFMAEKGIEDVEIVQLNLIQGQHKQADYLAKAGLPNVPALELDDGTTITESLAICRYLESRYPEPNLFGRTPEEAAVVEMWTRRAEMLVANPFMLGVRHTHPALAALEAPNPPVGEYNKEVGLKGLKVLDRRLGESEWLAGERLTIADIIAFIGIDFTRMIKLPIPEELADLHRWANAMRSRPAAKAAM from the coding sequence ATGAAGCTCTACGACACGGCGATGGCTCCCAACCCGCGCCGGGTGCGCTGGTTCATGGCCGAGAAGGGCATCGAGGACGTCGAGATCGTCCAGCTCAACCTGATCCAGGGGCAGCACAAGCAGGCCGACTACCTGGCCAAGGCCGGGCTGCCCAACGTGCCGGCGCTGGAACTGGACGACGGGACGACGATCACCGAGTCGCTGGCGATCTGCCGCTACCTGGAAAGCCGCTACCCTGAGCCGAACCTCTTCGGCCGCACGCCGGAAGAGGCGGCGGTGGTGGAGATGTGGACCCGGCGCGCCGAGATGCTGGTCGCCAACCCGTTCATGCTGGGTGTGCGCCACACCCATCCGGCGCTGGCCGCGCTGGAGGCGCCCAACCCGCCGGTCGGCGAGTACAACAAGGAGGTGGGCCTGAAGGGCTTGAAGGTGCTCGACCGGCGGCTGGGCGAGAGCGAATGGCTGGCCGGCGAGCGGCTGACTATCGCCGACATCATCGCCTTCATCGGCATCGACTTCACCCGGATGATCAAGCTGCCCATTCCCGAGGAACTGGCCGACCTGCATCGCTGGGCGAACGCCATGCGCAGCCGCCCGGCGGCCAAGGCGGCGATGTGA
- a CDS encoding nucleoside transporter C-terminal domain-containing protein produces the protein MFRPENAQSLAGLGFVIAVCWALSENRKAFPWRLALGSIAVQIGLILLLFGLPGAQAVIEAINRGVDGLAAATATGTQFVFGYMGGGEQPYQVTNSGALFVFAFQVLPLILVISALSALLWHWGILKWITRGFGLLFQKTMGLGGASALAVAVNIFLGMIESPIVIRAYLDKLTRSELFLMMVVGLATVAGSTMVAYATILKSVLPNAAAHVLVASIISAPAGILLAKIMIPEKPGQGGLYADYSSLLKYDSSIDAISKGTMDGLTVVLNISAILIVFVAFVAIGNALLSVLPAVGGEAITVERILGLVFAPLAWAMGVHWDEALKAGYLLGVKLMLTEFIAFIQLGAVPAGEMTERTRMILTYALCGFANVGSVGITVTGMGVLMPERRTEIIGIVWKALIAGFLATCMTGALVGAMPRELFGQ, from the coding sequence ATGTTTCGTCCTGAGAACGCCCAGAGCCTGGCCGGCCTGGGCTTCGTGATCGCCGTCTGCTGGGCGCTGTCGGAAAACAGGAAGGCCTTTCCCTGGCGGCTGGCCCTGGGGTCGATCGCGGTACAGATCGGGCTGATCCTGCTGCTGTTCGGCCTGCCCGGCGCGCAGGCGGTGATCGAGGCGATCAACCGCGGGGTCGACGGCCTGGCCGCGGCGACCGCCACCGGCACACAGTTCGTGTTCGGCTACATGGGCGGCGGCGAGCAGCCCTATCAGGTGACCAACTCCGGGGCGCTGTTCGTCTTCGCCTTCCAGGTGCTGCCGCTGATCCTGGTGATCTCTGCGCTGTCGGCGCTGCTATGGCACTGGGGCATCCTGAAGTGGATCACCCGCGGCTTCGGCCTGCTGTTCCAGAAAACCATGGGCCTGGGCGGCGCCTCGGCCCTGGCGGTGGCGGTGAACATCTTCCTGGGCATGATCGAGAGCCCGATCGTGATCCGCGCCTATCTGGACAAGCTGACCCGCTCGGAGCTGTTCCTGATGATGGTGGTCGGCCTGGCGACGGTGGCCGGCTCGACCATGGTGGCCTACGCCACGATCCTGAAGTCGGTGTTGCCCAACGCCGCCGCGCACGTGCTGGTCGCCTCGATCATTTCCGCCCCGGCCGGCATCCTGCTGGCCAAGATCATGATCCCCGAAAAGCCGGGCCAGGGCGGGCTCTACGCCGACTATTCCTCGCTGCTGAAGTACGACAGCTCGATCGACGCGATCAGCAAGGGCACGATGGACGGCCTGACCGTGGTGCTGAACATCTCGGCGATCCTGATCGTGTTCGTGGCCTTCGTGGCCATCGGCAACGCGCTGCTGTCGGTGCTGCCGGCGGTCGGCGGCGAGGCGATCACCGTCGAGCGGATCCTGGGCCTCGTCTTCGCGCCGCTGGCCTGGGCGATGGGCGTGCACTGGGACGAGGCGCTGAAGGCCGGCTACCTGCTGGGCGTGAAGCTGATGCTGACCGAGTTCATCGCCTTCATTCAGCTGGGCGCGGTTCCGGCCGGCGAGATGACCGAGCGCACGCGGATGATCCTGACCTACGCGCTGTGCGGCTTCGCTAACGTCGGGTCAGTCGGGATAACCGTGACCGGCATGGGCGTCTTGATGCCCGAGCGGCGCACGGAGATCATCGGCATCGTGTGGAAGGCGCTGATCGCCGGGTTCCTGGCCACCTGCATGACCGGGGCGCTGGTCGGCGCCATGCCGCGGGAACTGTTCGGACAATAG
- a CDS encoding organic hydroperoxide resistance protein — protein MTTLYATQARAVGGRAGHVESQDGLLSLDLALPREMGGKGGGTNPEQLFAAGYAACFENAVRYIAGQQKILLKGAAVTATVELHPRAEGGFKLGVALDAETQGLDQAAAEALVTAAHQVCPYSNAIRGNVDVALSVRAE, from the coding sequence ATGACCACTCTCTACGCCACCCAAGCCCGCGCCGTCGGCGGCCGCGCCGGCCACGTCGAATCCCAGGACGGCCTGCTCAGCCTCGACCTGGCGCTGCCCCGCGAAATGGGCGGCAAGGGCGGCGGGACCAATCCCGAGCAGCTGTTCGCCGCCGGCTACGCCGCCTGTTTCGAGAACGCCGTCCGCTACATCGCCGGCCAGCAGAAGATCCTGCTGAAGGGCGCCGCCGTCACCGCCACCGTCGAGCTGCATCCACGCGCGGAAGGCGGCTTCAAGCTGGGCGTGGCGCTCGACGCCGAGACCCAAGGCCTCGACCAGGCCGCGGCCGAAGCCCTGGTGACGGCCGCCCACCAGGTCTGCCCCTATTCCAACGCCATTCGCGGCAACGTCGATGTTGCGCTATCTGTGCGAGCTGAATGA
- a CDS encoding MarR family transcriptional regulator yields MTARAKPKAKEAAAPAAVPQLRLDNQLCFALYAASGLVTRAYRPLLEPLGLTYPQYLVMLVLWEDAPRTVKALGQALDLDSGTLTPLLKRLEAAGFVTRRRDAQDERKVQIELTDAGRALREKAAEVPAALACQLHLPLDEIVDLRATLQDLAWRMKA; encoded by the coding sequence ATGACCGCCCGAGCCAAACCTAAAGCAAAGGAGGCGGCCGCCCCTGCGGCCGTCCCCCAACTGCGCCTCGATAACCAGCTCTGCTTCGCCCTCTACGCGGCCAGCGGCCTGGTCACGCGCGCCTACCGCCCGCTGCTCGAGCCGCTGGGCCTGACCTATCCGCAGTACCTGGTGATGCTGGTCCTCTGGGAGGACGCTCCCCGCACGGTCAAGGCGCTGGGCCAGGCGCTGGACCTCGACTCCGGCACCCTGACCCCGCTGCTCAAGCGGCTGGAGGCGGCCGGCTTCGTCACGCGCCGCCGCGACGCCCAGGACGAGCGCAAGGTGCAGATCGAGCTGACCGACGCCGGCCGCGCCCTGCGCGAGAAGGCGGCCGAGGTTCCGGCCGCCCTCGCCTGCCAGCTGCACCTGCCGCTCGATGAAATCGTCGACCTGCGCGCGACCCTGCAGGACCTGGCGTGGCGGATGAAGGCCTAG
- a CDS encoding DUF6665 family protein yields MSSLRMPQGSMSPLFKTGASILDYEIQEERGYALGRAGQRVEQALAALKAFEGPEDERAPLLKEAATAVWYYFIQREACGIRNQKPAIEHYGIPREVLMRLGAR; encoded by the coding sequence ATGTCCAGTCTCCGCATGCCGCAGGGATCGATGTCGCCGCTGTTCAAGACCGGCGCGAGCATCCTCGACTACGAGATCCAGGAAGAGCGCGGCTATGCGCTCGGGCGCGCCGGCCAGCGGGTCGAGCAGGCGCTGGCGGCGCTGAAGGCGTTCGAGGGGCCCGAGGATGAACGCGCGCCGCTGCTCAAGGAGGCGGCCACCGCGGTCTGGTACTACTTCATTCAGCGCGAGGCCTGCGGCATCCGCAACCAGAAGCCGGCCATCGAGCACTACGGCATCCCGCGCGAAGTGCTGATGCGGCTGGGCGCACGCTAG
- a CDS encoding S46 family peptidase, with amino-acid sequence MNSVKFGAGLGLAAAFSISVAPALADEGMWTYDNFPLAKVNEAYGLKLDQKWLDRMQGASVRLTTGCSASLVSGSGLVLTNHHCVVECVQDLSSGDKDFVKDGFLTAGREDEKKCPGMQAEILASITDVTKEIQAAGAGKTGQDYVRAREAAMAAAEKAGCGDDPNVRCQVITLYRGGQFKLYKYRKYADVRLVFAPEFATAFFGGDPDNFNFPRFNLDVGFVRLYENGKPAVTPTHLTWVSRAPQEGEATFVSGNPGSTNRLMTVSQLETLRDLTIPVGQLQRSEIRGRLAQFGQESAEHKRIATDPLFGIENSFKVFYGQQSALNDKAFMDAKRAQEAELKAKVAADPKLAAEIGDPWGDIAKAQAAYANNYLRYRQIEGGAAYSNLYYYAQTLVRAAQEREKPSAERLAEYADTRLPLVEKKVLDAKPVDAELEEVYLAFWLSKTREYLTTDDPAVKTLLGKESPEGLAKRAVAGSRLADPAARKALWDGGLAAIQASDDPMIQLVLRNDPAARAVRKAWETDVQGPTDAAAERVARAKFAAYGDAVYPDATFSLRLSYGKVAGWSYRGVTVPSMTNFAGLYDRATGAEPYELAPRWVAAKGKVNPTTVYNFVTTNDIIGGNSGSPVVNAKGEVLGAAFDGNIHSLGGAFGYDGSINRTVVVATSAATEALTKVYGQTALVKELTGK; translated from the coding sequence ATGAATTCAGTGAAGTTCGGCGCGGGCCTGGGTCTGGCCGCCGCGTTCTCGATTTCCGTCGCGCCGGCCCTCGCCGACGAAGGCATGTGGACCTACGACAACTTCCCGCTCGCCAAGGTGAACGAGGCCTACGGCCTGAAGCTGGACCAGAAGTGGCTGGACCGGATGCAGGGCGCCTCGGTGCGCCTGACTACCGGCTGCTCGGCCTCGCTGGTCTCGGGCTCGGGCCTGGTGCTGACCAACCACCACTGCGTGGTCGAGTGCGTCCAGGACCTGTCGTCGGGCGACAAGGACTTCGTCAAGGACGGCTTCCTGACCGCCGGACGCGAGGACGAGAAGAAATGCCCGGGGATGCAGGCCGAGATCCTGGCCTCGATCACCGATGTCACCAAGGAGATCCAGGCGGCCGGCGCCGGCAAGACCGGCCAGGACTATGTCCGCGCCCGTGAGGCGGCGATGGCCGCGGCCGAGAAGGCCGGCTGCGGCGATGATCCGAACGTCCGCTGCCAGGTGATCACCCTGTACCGCGGCGGGCAATTCAAGCTCTACAAGTACCGCAAGTACGCCGACGTGCGGCTGGTGTTCGCGCCGGAGTTCGCGACCGCCTTCTTCGGCGGCGATCCGGACAACTTCAACTTCCCGCGCTTCAACCTCGATGTCGGTTTCGTGCGGCTGTACGAGAACGGCAAGCCGGCCGTGACGCCGACCCACCTGACCTGGGTCAGCCGCGCCCCACAGGAAGGCGAGGCGACGTTCGTGTCCGGCAATCCCGGCTCGACCAACCGCCTGATGACGGTCTCGCAACTGGAGACCCTGCGCGACCTGACCATCCCGGTCGGCCAGCTGCAGCGCTCGGAGATCCGCGGCCGCCTGGCGCAGTTCGGGCAGGAGAGCGCCGAACATAAGCGCATCGCCACCGACCCGCTGTTCGGCATCGAGAACAGCTTCAAGGTGTTCTACGGCCAGCAGTCGGCGCTGAACGACAAGGCGTTCATGGACGCCAAGCGCGCCCAGGAGGCCGAGTTGAAGGCCAAGGTGGCCGCCGACCCGAAGCTGGCCGCCGAGATCGGCGATCCGTGGGGCGACATCGCCAAGGCGCAGGCGGCCTACGCCAACAACTACCTGCGCTATCGCCAGATCGAGGGCGGCGCGGCCTATTCGAACCTCTACTACTACGCGCAGACCCTGGTCCGCGCCGCGCAGGAGCGTGAGAAGCCGAGCGCCGAGCGGCTGGCCGAGTACGCCGACACGCGCCTGCCGCTGGTCGAGAAGAAGGTGCTGGACGCCAAGCCGGTCGATGCGGAGCTGGAGGAAGTCTACCTGGCCTTCTGGCTGTCGAAGACCCGCGAGTACCTGACCACCGACGATCCGGCGGTGAAGACCCTGCTGGGCAAGGAGAGCCCCGAGGGCCTGGCCAAGCGCGCGGTCGCCGGCTCGAGGCTGGCCGATCCGGCGGCGCGCAAGGCGCTGTGGGACGGCGGACTGGCGGCGATCCAGGCTTCGGACGATCCGATGATCCAGCTGGTGCTGCGCAACGACCCGGCCGCGCGCGCCGTGCGCAAGGCCTGGGAGACCGACGTCCAGGGGCCGACCGACGCGGCCGCCGAGCGCGTCGCCCGCGCCAAGTTCGCGGCCTATGGCGATGCGGTCTATCCGGACGCGACCTTCAGCCTGCGGCTGTCCTACGGCAAGGTGGCCGGCTGGAGCTATCGCGGCGTCACCGTACCCTCGATGACCAACTTCGCGGGCCTGTACGACCGGGCCACCGGAGCCGAGCCCTACGAGTTGGCGCCCCGCTGGGTTGCGGCCAAGGGCAAGGTCAATCCGACCACGGTCTATAACTTCGTCACCACCAACGACATCATCGGCGGCAATTCCGGCTCGCCGGTGGTGAACGCCAAGGGTGAAGTCCTCGGCGCGGCGTTCGACGGCAACATCCACTCGCTGGGCGGCGCCTTCGGCTACGACGGTTCGATCAACCGCACGGTGGTGGTCGCGACCTCGGCGGCGACAGAAGCGCTCACCAAGGTCTACGGTCAGACCGCCCTGGTGAAGGAACTGACCGGCAAGTAG
- a CDS encoding ABC transporter permease produces MSLALATLIYEWRRYLAAVIALAFSGLLILAQVGMFTGMIQAATATINRSRADLMIMPAKSESLINSGPSSLPRRIGPQLYLNPNVAEVASFDGGGGRWTNQPKDGQKQVTTFVQVNMVDTEPGALTLPVDYPEAVRIALMEPNAVAIDRSALGRLGVKLGDTATVNGKTVRVRALLDNYPDINQPSIVVSRDTLRRLGMMEKGEKTGPLMVRVNNPAQAAAVRDQLNAEAKGAYRAWTRAELAQANESALMKEQIIGIFLGFSVFLGFLIGVGITSQTLRGAILANIKEFASLRALGVSMGSLRLIVLELSFWVGVVGLGATALFTFLVSMLARSGGLPMGFPLGWVAAVAVLLMAISLASGLMALGILKKSQPADLLR; encoded by the coding sequence ATGTCATTGGCTCTAGCGACCCTGATCTACGAGTGGCGCCGCTATCTGGCGGCGGTGATCGCGCTCGCCTTTTCGGGCCTGCTGATCCTGGCCCAGGTCGGCATGTTCACCGGCATGATCCAGGCCGCCACGGCCACGATCAACCGCTCGCGCGCCGATCTGATGATCATGCCGGCCAAGTCCGAAAGCCTCATCAACTCGGGCCCCTCCAGCCTGCCGCGCCGCATCGGCCCGCAGCTCTATCTCAACCCCAACGTCGCCGAGGTCGCCAGCTTCGACGGCGGCGGCGGCCGCTGGACCAACCAGCCCAAGGACGGCCAGAAGCAGGTCACCACCTTCGTGCAGGTCAACATGGTCGACACCGAGCCGGGCGCCCTGACCCTGCCGGTCGACTATCCCGAAGCCGTCCGCATCGCGCTGATGGAGCCGAACGCCGTCGCCATCGACCGCTCGGCCCTGGGGCGTCTCGGCGTCAAGCTCGGCGACACCGCTACCGTCAACGGCAAGACAGTCCGCGTCCGCGCGCTGCTCGACAACTACCCGGACATCAACCAGCCCTCGATCGTCGTCTCGCGCGACACGCTGAGGCGGCTCGGCATGATGGAGAAGGGCGAGAAGACCGGCCCGCTGATGGTCCGCGTCAACAATCCCGCCCAGGCCGCGGCCGTCCGCGACCAGCTCAACGCCGAGGCCAAGGGCGCCTACCGCGCCTGGACCCGCGCCGAGCTCGCCCAGGCCAACGAGAGCGCGCTGATGAAGGAGCAGATCATTGGCATCTTCCTCGGCTTCTCGGTGTTCCTCGGCTTCCTGATCGGGGTCGGCATCACCTCCCAGACCCTGCGCGGCGCCATCCTCGCCAACATCAAGGAGTTCGCCTCCCTGCGCGCGCTCGGCGTCTCGATGGGCTCGCTGCGGCTGATCGTGCTGGAGCTGTCGTTCTGGGTCGGGGTCGTCGGCCTCGGCGCCACCGCCCTCTTCACCTTCCTGGTCTCGATGCTGGCCCGCAGCGGCGGCCTGCCGATGGGCTTCCCGCTCGGCTGGGTGGCGGCGGTCGCCGTACTGCTGATGGCGATCTCGCTGGCCTCCGGCCTGATGGCCCTCGGCATCCTCAAGAAAAGCCAACCTGCGGATCTGCTGCGATGA